The Neospora caninum Liverpool complete genome, chromosome X genome includes a region encoding these proteins:
- a CDS encoding Acyl-carrier-protein S-malonyltransferase, related, which translates to MGVTSARQSAAAKALFKEASEVVGRDLLKLCEEGPEADLHQTEWAQPALLTASMAAVARWKEEQEASASPAPSPSATLGLSLGEYSSLCFAGALSFPEAVHLTRQRGLLMQKAGEGTGGMAAVLGLTREQSARLRDAVQATLRGRSGDSARTGEVCEIANYLCPGNIVFSGTRAGIDALEELATQKADPAEAARGFPRAKRVVRLRVSGAFHSCLMQEAAEGLRQALENAEIKTPKIPVVMNVDARTHADPRVIKQQLMRQLTNPVLMDKSLELLVDRGMQEGFEFGPGGVLAGLMKKTRQEVKVHQVD; encoded by the exons ATGGGCGTGACGTCGGCCCGCCAGTCGGCGGCGGCCAAGGCTCTCTTCAAAGAAGCGTCGGAAGTCGTTGGCCGAGACTTGCTGAAGCTCTGCGAAGAAGGCCCCGAGGCAGACTTGCACCAGACAGAGTGGGCGCAGCCTGCGCTGCTGACAGCGAGTATGGCGGCCGTCGCACGCtggaaagaagaacaagag GCATCTGCGTCGCcagcgccgtcgccctcggccACCCTGGGTCTGTCCCTCGGGGAGTACAGCAGTCTGTGCTTCGCAGGAGCGCTTTCGTTCCCGGAAGCAGTGCACCTGACGCGTCAGCGAGGCCTGCTGATGCAGAAGGCGGGCGAAGGCACCGGCGGCATGGCGGCTGTTCTCGGGCTGACTCGGGAGCAAtccgctcgccttcgcgacGCCGTGCAAGCGACGCTGCGCGGCCGGAGCGGCGACTCGGCCCGAACCGGGGAGGTCTGCGAAATCGCCAACTACCTGTGTCCGGGAAACATCGTTTTCTCGGGAACTCGCGCGGGGATTGACGCGCTGGAGGAgctggcgacgcagaaggccgATCCGGCGGAGGCGGCCCGCGGCTTCCCACGAGCGAAACGCGTGGTGCGGCTCAGAGTCAGCGGCGCCTTCCACAGCTGCTTGATGCAGGAAGCTGCGGAGGGGTTGCGCCAGGCGCTTGAAAACGCGGAAATCAAAACGCCCAAGATCCCCGTCGTCATGAACGTGGACGcgcgcacgcatgcagacccGCGGGTGATCAAACAACAGCTCATGAGACAG CTCACAAACCCAGTGTTGATGGACAAGAGCCTAGAGCTGCTCGTCGACCGGGGCATGCAGGAAGGCTTCGAATTCGGCCCCGGAGGCGTGTTGGCGGGGCtgatgaagaagacgcggcaggAGGTCAAAGTGCACCAAGTGGATTGA
- a CDS encoding putative pterin-4a-carbinolamine dehydratase, producing MAPLARLAANSTRLLQLHKTVPQWQLTDGHLSIKRKFHFKDFNEAWGFMSRVALYADKMDHHPNWNNVYNTVDVELSTHDAAGLTEKDFALAKFMDDAAENFAN from the exons ATGGCACCACTTGCTCGCTTGGCGGCGAATTCGACTCGCCTCCTTCAATTGCACAAGACAGTGCCGCAATGGCAATTGACCGACGGCCACCTGTCAATCAAGAGAAAATTTCATTTTAAAGATTTCAACGAG GCATGGGGATTTATGTCTCGAGTCGCCCTGTACGCAGACAAAATGGATCACCATCCTAACTGGAATAACGTCTATAACACCGTCGATGTGGAGCTATCAACTCACGACGCAGCTGGGTTGACAGAGAAGGACTTTGCTCTTGCGAAATTCATGGACGACGCGGCAGAGAATTTCGCAAACTAA
- a CDS encoding putative ATP synthase, producing MFARAFSRFASLAAPQGVRNALGLPSRHFSTGTGNANPFKNQLLLTLSSPSEAIYVRTPVRSVTVPGSEGAMTMTNGHSQTVARLKAGEIIVRKGESGDDVERFFLSDGFVLFKRQVRRGFNRISYSVFNGANLGSPEDDSGCCTAEVLGVEIVPVNMLDKESAATALQELLQQGAGATDEWTKARTLLGQELLSSVIRAAP from the exons ATGTTTGCACgggccttctcccgctttgcgagcctcgccgctccccaGGGAGTGCGCAACGCTCTCGGCCTGCCCTCCCGTCATTTTTCTACGGGAACCGGAAACGCAAATCCCTTCAAAAACCAGCTTCTCCTCACACTTAGCTCTCCCTCGGAGGCCATCTATGTTCGAACCCCCGTCCGATCCGTCACTGTCCCCG GCAGCGAGGGCGCTATGACCATGACAAACGGGCATTCACAGACGGTTGCACGACTGAAGGCCGGCGAAATCATTGtcaggaaaggcgaaagcggGGATGACGTCGAGCGATTTTTCCTCAGTGATGGCTTCGTCCTTTTCAAAAGGCAAGTTCGCAGGGGTTTCAACCGTATCTCGTACTCAGTGTTTAACGGAGCGAACCTGGGAAG TCCCGAAGACGACAGCGGATGCTGCACGGCGGAGGTTCTGGGTGTCGAGATCGTTCCTGTCAACATGCTAGACAAAGAGAGCGCGGCAACGGCCTTGCAAGAGCTCCTCCAACAGGGCGCTGGCGCGACAGACGAATGGACCAAGGCGCGAACGCTCCTCGG GCAAGAGCTTCTGTCCTCCGTCATTCGAGCAGCTCCGTAA